In Victivallaceae bacterium, a single window of DNA contains:
- a CDS encoding ribonucleotide-diphosphate reductase subunit beta, with protein MSNGVIIEGKSKRVCVTEKRLINCNTVDVNQLVPIRYKWAWEHYTNGCANNWLPTEVSMAKDIEVWKSNNISEDERRVILLNLGFFSTAESLVGNNIVLAIFKHVTNPEARQYLLRQAFEEAVHTHTFLYICESLGLDEGEVFNAYNEKVSIKAKDDFQMKLTEDVLKSDFSTDSVENIRKFIKNLVGYYVIMEGIFFYSGFVMILSFHRQNKMTGIGEQYQYILRDETIHLNFGIDLINGIKEENPDVWSQELQDEIVELVREAVKLEIAYAEDCLPRGILGLKSSMFIDYVQHISDRRLERIGLNPIYGSRNPFPWMSETIDLNKEKNFFETRVTEYQTAGSLNW; from the coding sequence ATGAGTAACGGAGTAATAATCGAAGGTAAAAGTAAAAGAGTATGTGTTACGGAAAAACGTTTGATCAATTGCAACACGGTAGATGTCAATCAGCTTGTGCCGATTAGATATAAATGGGCTTGGGAACATTATACCAATGGATGTGCTAATAACTGGTTGCCTACGGAAGTATCTATGGCGAAAGACATTGAGGTATGGAAATCCAACAATATTTCCGAAGATGAAAGACGTGTTATTTTATTGAATTTAGGTTTTTTCAGTACGGCTGAAAGTTTAGTCGGAAACAATATTGTCTTGGCTATTTTCAAACACGTAACGAATCCTGAAGCGAGACAGTATTTATTGAGACAAGCTTTTGAGGAAGCCGTTCATACTCACACTTTCTTGTATATTTGCGAGTCCTTAGGATTGGATGAGGGAGAAGTTTTTAATGCTTACAATGAAAAGGTGAGTATCAAAGCTAAAGACGATTTTCAAATGAAATTGACTGAAGACGTATTAAAATCCGATTTTTCTACCGATTCCGTGGAAAATATACGTAAGTTCATTAAAAATTTAGTCGGCTATTACGTGATTATGGAAGGCATTTTTTTCTATAGTGGTTTTGTTATGATTTTATCATTCCATCGTCAAAATAAAATGACAGGAATAGGAGAGCAATATCAGTATATTTTGCGAGATGAAACTATTCATTTGAATTTCGGAATTGATCTTATTAATGGGATTAAGGAAGAAAATCCGGACGTTTGGTCCCAGGAATTACAGGATGAAATCGTTGAACTCGTTAGAGAAGCCGTTAAGTTGGAAATTGCCTATGCTGAAGATTGCTTGCCCCGAGGAATCTTGGGACTTAAGTCATCGATGTTCATCGATTATGTTCAACATATCTCAGATCGTCGTTTAGAGAGGATCGGATTGAACCCCATCTATGGATCCAGAAATCCTTTCCCTTGGATGAGCGAGACCATCGATCTCAATAAGGAAAAGAACTTTTTTGAAACCAGAGTTACCGAGTATCAGACTGCCGGAAGTTTGAATTGGTAA
- a CDS encoding tRNA (guanine(46)-N(7))-methyltransferase TrmB, which translates to MMRPHNLKMPYQWDERKPLLSKGLFSVPNFYFAHSEYRLPDFSHESIFGNDNPVYCEICSGNGDWVIAQALKNPDCNWIAVEKRFDRVRKIFSKYMNCKIANLLVVYGEANTFFSNYLIDQSMEKVFIHFPDPWPKTRHAKHRLITKGFMLEVRRVLKKKGDLIVVTDDEPFLKQSISIIRETLISESESPYYVIIDKEAHGISWFESLWRGKGKAIYRSVFSNGI; encoded by the coding sequence ATGATGAGACCTCACAACCTTAAAATGCCTTATCAATGGGATGAAAGAAAACCCCTTCTTTCCAAGGGTCTTTTCTCCGTCCCTAACTTTTATTTTGCTCATTCGGAATATCGTTTGCCTGATTTTTCGCATGAGTCTATATTCGGCAACGATAACCCCGTTTATTGTGAAATTTGCTCTGGTAACGGAGACTGGGTCATCGCACAAGCCTTGAAAAATCCTGATTGTAATTGGATAGCGGTCGAGAAAAGATTTGATCGTGTAAGGAAGATTTTTTCCAAGTATATGAACTGCAAGATAGCAAATCTACTGGTGGTTTACGGTGAAGCAAATACTTTCTTTTCCAATTATCTTATCGATCAATCAATGGAAAAAGTCTTTATCCATTTCCCTGATCCATGGCCTAAAACAAGACACGCTAAGCACCGATTGATTACAAAAGGTTTTATGCTTGAGGTACGGAGAGTATTAAAAAAGAAAGGAGATTTGATAGTGGTAACGGATGACGAACCGTTTTTAAAGCAGTCCATCAGTATAATTAGAGAGACATTAATCTCGGAATCGGAATCGCCCTATTATGTGATCATTGACAAAGAAGCTCATGGGATTTCATGGTTCGAGAGCTTATGGAGAGGCAAGGGAAAAGCAATATATCGATCCGTCTTTAGTAATGGGATATAG
- a CDS encoding class I SAM-dependent methyltransferase — MSRLSYFGIVSWVHNFLSLVIEPGDKIIDATCGNGKDALCIAKLLRGQGQLSLYDIQEAALNKSRNLLSTHLTQEEMHTIIFQHCSHDVFLETEADLVIYNLGYLPGGDRSCTTIADITIMSLRNAVFILNPNGHIIVTCYPGHQEGLSELQVVREFVAELDSKKWTVFNYRIVNRNNPPETFIMSRH; from the coding sequence ATGAGTCGTTTGTCTTACTTCGGAATAGTTTCATGGGTGCATAACTTTTTATCTTTGGTGATAGAACCCGGAGATAAGATCATAGATGCTACTTGCGGAAACGGTAAAGATGCTTTATGTATAGCTAAATTGCTTCGGGGACAGGGTCAATTGTCATTATATGATATTCAAGAAGCGGCATTGAACAAGAGTAGAAATCTTTTATCGACACATTTAACTCAAGAGGAGATGCATACGATTATATTTCAGCACTGTTCACATGACGTATTTTTGGAAACGGAAGCTGATTTGGTAATTTACAATCTAGGTTATTTGCCGGGGGGAGATCGATCCTGTACTACAATTGCGGATATAACGATTATGAGTTTACGTAATGCTGTGTTTATTCTTAATCCGAATGGGCATATTATAGTAACTTGTTATCCCGGTCATCAAGAAGGTTTATCGGAATTGCAAGTGGTGCGGGAGTTTGTTGCGGAATTGGATTCAAAGAAGTGGACGGTATTTAATTACCGAATCGTCAATCGGAATAATCCTCCGGAAACTTTTATTATGTCTCGACATTAG
- the murB gene encoding UDP-N-acetylmuramate dehydrogenase: MNHTLSSIIHKFPLPTLNNVPLKRFSTFGIGGPARHLSILSSRKDTRLALSFVHRYNIPFLILGHGSNCLFSDKGFEGIILLNKLKTISYDSQKHLLTVESGYPFTALSKYCESKNLNNLEFAYGIPGTVGGAIFMNAGTGAYNVASVLVSATFLDKSGKEITLSKDELLFDYRKSFFQKHRNYFILSGVFSVAPVVETTCQSTAPVSLNKQRFLTQPYREKSLGCIFRNPSGSKSAGQLIDECGCKGLTKGDAYVSSLHANFIINKGQARTEDVLDLIQYIKTIVLEKTGTMLEEEVMIISSTDPNVET, encoded by the coding sequence ATGAACCATACACTGTCTTCAATCATTCATAAGTTTCCTCTTCCAACCCTCAATAACGTTCCCTTAAAACGATTTTCTACATTCGGAATCGGCGGTCCTGCCAGACACTTGAGCATCCTCTCTTCTCGCAAAGACACCCGGTTAGCCCTTTCATTCGTACACCGATATAATATTCCTTTCTTAATTCTAGGACACGGCTCCAACTGTTTATTCAGTGATAAGGGTTTTGAAGGCATTATTTTACTAAATAAATTAAAAACAATATCTTATGATTCCCAAAAACATCTTTTAACCGTCGAAAGCGGTTATCCTTTTACTGCCTTAAGTAAATATTGCGAATCAAAAAATCTTAATAATTTAGAATTTGCTTATGGTATTCCGGGAACCGTGGGAGGGGCTATTTTTATGAATGCCGGAACCGGTGCTTACAACGTAGCTTCCGTTTTGGTTTCAGCTACGTTTCTCGATAAATCCGGTAAAGAAATAACGTTATCGAAAGATGAACTTTTATTCGATTACCGAAAATCGTTTTTTCAAAAACATAGAAATTACTTTATTTTATCCGGCGTCTTTTCGGTTGCTCCTGTGGTCGAAACAACCTGTCAATCAACCGCACCCGTGTCTTTAAATAAACAAAGATTCTTAACCCAACCGTATCGAGAAAAATCTTTAGGCTGTATTTTTCGCAATCCTTCCGGTTCCAAAAGTGCCGGTCAATTAATCGATGAATGCGGATGCAAGGGATTGACTAAAGGAGATGCCTATGTATCTTCTTTACATGCCAATTTCATTATTAATAAAGGACAGGCACGAACCGAAGACGTGCTTGACCTTATTCAATACATTAAAACTATCGTTCTTGAAAAAACCGGAACCATGCTTGAAGAAGAAGTGATGATTATTTCTTCAACCGATCCTAATGTCGAGACATAA
- a CDS encoding transcription antitermination protein NusB, which yields MKKKRASFSGDFPKKKLREIIIQMLYSIDAGNSDISLIKLVGDELEIAKRHVSSAYAEALVIYNDKDRLDKILISASENCPFGQVTRLEKNVMRLIIFEFLALNEDPSQKNLLITEAIRLVKKFSTSEASKFINAVLDCVFYPEKHSSQNET from the coding sequence ATGAAAAAAAAACGTGCGAGTTTTTCAGGTGATTTCCCTAAAAAAAAACTCCGAGAAATTATCATACAGATGCTCTATTCGATTGATGCCGGAAATTCCGACATCTCTCTCATAAAGCTAGTAGGAGACGAACTTGAAATTGCCAAAAGACATGTTTCTTCGGCCTACGCGGAAGCTCTTGTCATTTATAATGATAAAGATCGTTTGGACAAGATTTTGATATCCGCTTCCGAAAATTGTCCTTTCGGACAAGTTACACGTTTAGAAAAAAATGTCATGCGTCTAATCATTTTTGAATTTCTGGCTTTAAATGAAGACCCTTCTCAAAAAAATCTGTTGATTACGGAAGCTATTCGTCTCGTCAAAAAATTCAGTACTTCCGAAGCTTCAAAATTTATAAATGCCGTTTTGGATTGCGTGTTCTATCCCGAAAAACATTCTTCTCAAAACGAAACTTAA
- the infC gene encoding translation initiation factor IF-3 translates to MAGVGLRTNKQIRAQKVRLINADGEQVGVVGIREATDIAKEAGLDLVEIAPNVEPPVCKIMDYGKYRYDATKREKDNKKAQHQIRVKEVKLKPNIDEHDFLTKLKQAKHFLEKGNKVKITCTFRGREMAYPEHGHKVVSRMSESLEDLGSVEAEPKLLGRSLICILAPGIIKIKKKQEKSDAKNEEQ, encoded by the coding sequence ATGGCTGGCGTCGGTTTAAGAACGAACAAGCAAATTAGAGCACAAAAAGTTCGTTTGATTAATGCAGATGGAGAACAGGTTGGGGTTGTCGGTATCAGGGAGGCTACTGATATTGCCAAGGAAGCCGGTTTGGATTTGGTTGAGATAGCACCTAATGTAGAACCGCCTGTTTGTAAGATTATGGATTACGGAAAGTATCGTTACGATGCTACTAAGAGAGAAAAGGATAATAAGAAAGCTCAACATCAAATTAGGGTTAAGGAAGTTAAATTGAAACCCAATATTGATGAGCATGATTTTTTGACTAAACTCAAACAGGCCAAACATTTTTTGGAAAAAGGAAATAAAGTAAAAATCACTTGTACATTCCGTGGGAGGGAAATGGCTTATCCCGAGCACGGTCATAAAGTCGTATCACGTATGAGTGAATCCTTGGAGGATTTAGGTTCTGTTGAGGCGGAACCCAAGTTACTGGGACGCTCCTTAATTTGTATTTTGGCCCCAGGAATTATTAAAATTAAAAAAAAGCAGGAAAAGTCTGATGCCAAAAATGAAGAGCAATAA
- the rplT gene encoding 50S ribosomal protein L20, which yields MVRATGAVASRGRRKRILKQAKGFWGDRKGHIRQTTSAVRRAMAFNYAHRKARKGDFRKLWIMRLGIASKIHGLSYSRFMSGLKLIGSELNRKMLSEMAIHSPESFSVLAEQVKQGLQEALVA from the coding sequence ATGGTTAGAGCTACGGGTGCGGTTGCTTCGCGCGGTCGTCGTAAAAGAATATTGAAACAAGCTAAAGGTTTTTGGGGAGACAGAAAAGGGCACATCCGACAGACTACGTCTGCAGTCAGACGTGCTATGGCCTTTAACTATGCACATAGAAAAGCAAGAAAAGGTGATTTTCGTAAACTTTGGATTATGCGCTTGGGAATAGCATCTAAAATACACGGTTTGTCTTATAGTCGTTTCATGAGCGGTCTTAAATTGATTGGTTCGGAACTGAATCGAAAGATGCTATCGGAGATGGCTATTCATTCTCCCGAAAGTTTTTCCGTTCTTGCCGAACAAGTTAAACAAGGCTTGCAAGAGGCGTTAGTGGCTTAG
- the pheS gene encoding phenylalanine--tRNA ligase subunit alpha, with protein sequence MDCDKELQRAKRDFLNEFPLVKSIEDLELIKIKYLGRKGFFKKISEILRNLPLNERPSFGKSVNDFKQFIESELANKNSQLILGGESLKLESEKVDISLPGTSVFKGKGHILKNVLEEITDLFVRKGFLVKEGPNIETEDNNFSLLNFPPDHPARLMHDTFYVKENYLLRTHTSNVQVRSMKESELPLSIVAPGLCFRNEDISARSHVAFHQVEVFHIDRDVGLSRLTNLLEGFFRRFFGDSRINLRFRHSYFPFVEPGIEVDIECIKCRAQGCSLCKETGWLEVAGAGMIHPKVLKNGGIDSEIYSGYAIGMGVERLAMLRHEISDIRLFFENDIRFLDQF encoded by the coding sequence ATGGATTGTGATAAGGAACTTCAGCGTGCCAAACGGGATTTCTTGAACGAATTTCCATTGGTGAAATCTATTGAAGATCTGGAGCTCATCAAAATTAAGTATCTTGGGAGAAAGGGTTTTTTTAAAAAAATTTCTGAAATTTTAAGAAACCTTCCTCTTAACGAGAGGCCTTCTTTCGGTAAATCCGTTAATGATTTTAAGCAATTCATTGAGAGTGAACTTGCCAATAAGAACAGTCAATTGATTCTAGGTGGAGAGAGTCTTAAACTCGAATCCGAAAAAGTGGATATTTCCTTGCCTGGAACTTCTGTTTTTAAAGGAAAGGGTCATATCTTGAAAAACGTTCTCGAAGAAATTACCGATTTGTTCGTACGGAAGGGTTTTCTCGTAAAAGAAGGGCCTAATATTGAAACGGAAGATAATAATTTTTCTTTATTGAATTTTCCTCCCGATCACCCCGCCAGACTTATGCATGACACGTTCTATGTCAAAGAGAACTATTTGCTGAGAACGCATACTTCGAACGTTCAAGTAAGGTCAATGAAAGAATCCGAATTGCCTTTAAGTATAGTAGCGCCGGGATTGTGTTTTCGTAATGAGGATATATCGGCTCGCTCTCACGTAGCATTTCATCAAGTGGAAGTATTCCATATTGATAGAGATGTCGGTTTATCTCGTTTGACTAATCTTTTGGAAGGTTTTTTTAGAAGATTTTTCGGTGATTCCCGAATCAATTTAAGGTTTCGGCATAGCTATTTTCCTTTTGTGGAGCCGGGAATAGAAGTGGACATCGAATGTATTAAATGTCGAGCTCAAGGTTGTTCTTTGTGTAAAGAGACCGGTTGGTTGGAAGTTGCGGGAGCTGGCATGATTCATCCGAAAGTGTTGAAAAACGGGGGCATCGATTCAGAAATTTATTCTGGATACGCCATCGGTATGGGAGTAGAAAGATTGGCTATGTTGAGACACGAAATATCGGATATTCGTTTGTTTTTTGAAAACGATATTAGATTTCTTGATCAATTTTAA
- the vsr gene encoding DNA mismatch endonuclease Vsr, whose product MDRLDKTTRSRVMSAIGHKDTTPEVSVRKSLFHLGLRYRLHDKTLPGKPDLVFPKYKSVIFIHGCFWHSHDCKYGRLPSSNTDFWEQKLKRNVERDHVNIRLLSLLGWRVKIIWTCSLKNKKTPVSSLFVNEIVLWLKKT is encoded by the coding sequence ATGGATAGATTAGATAAGACTACCAGAAGTCGTGTTATGTCTGCGATTGGACATAAGGATACGACCCCTGAAGTATCTGTTAGAAAGTCTTTGTTTCATTTAGGACTTCGTTATCGTTTGCACGATAAAACATTGCCCGGAAAACCTGATCTTGTTTTTCCGAAATATAAATCCGTTATATTTATTCACGGTTGCTTCTGGCATTCTCATGATTGTAAATATGGTCGTTTACCCTCGTCAAATACTGATTTTTGGGAACAAAAGTTAAAAAGGAATGTTGAACGAGATCATGTTAATATTCGATTGTTATCCCTTTTAGGTTGGAGAGTTAAGATTATTTGGACCTGTTCTTTAAAAAATAAAAAAACTCCTGTTTCTTCTTTATTCGTTAATGAAATTGTACTTTGGTTAAAAAAAACTTAA
- a CDS encoding LptF/LptG family permease, which produces MKLWTRYLLLRFWSIFTLLFLGTVLFYASVHFSLHAVRNGGPKNCSPLTVVLYYLSEVMLKNEFILSQLVSVSVVIVLSSMQSKREILLLRASGLSLRRILSPLIISGFIVISFLYCHFEWIFPVCKHNVSELNPFASDKKKNKLPVFYLKDQSVLLCSSLEAESMILKEVFWIKTFDKIYKIQEIQFTSEHPPLGKEILYFKRNSEDKICLDTSYETKYLPELEFGNLENPFSKTFVSKNRNKLSEIFKSIVWKEAFYGTKINISPRLADLITQFYYKLFSPLICLAAVIIPASFCLRFNRLQTYSKAYLFSLLILNLFFLCFNALCILSKHNIIPALQSTLVPITLLLVFTLGKFVKINR; this is translated from the coding sequence ATGAAACTTTGGACTCGTTATCTTTTGCTTAGATTCTGGTCTATCTTTACCTTACTTTTTTTGGGAACCGTTTTATTTTATGCTTCCGTCCATTTTTCTTTGCATGCAGTCAGAAACGGAGGACCGAAGAATTGCTCTCCGCTGACCGTGGTCTTATACTATTTATCTGAAGTTATGCTAAAAAATGAATTCATACTGTCCCAGCTCGTTTCCGTTTCGGTTGTAATCGTATTATCTTCCATGCAATCCAAACGAGAAATATTACTTCTAAGAGCTTCAGGTCTTTCCTTAAGACGAATTCTGTCTCCTTTAATAATTTCAGGATTTATCGTTATCAGTTTTCTTTATTGCCATTTCGAATGGATTTTTCCCGTATGCAAACACAACGTATCGGAGCTTAACCCTTTTGCTTCCGATAAAAAAAAAAATAAGCTTCCCGTATTTTACTTAAAAGATCAGTCCGTGCTTCTTTGCTCATCTTTAGAAGCCGAATCTATGATATTAAAAGAAGTTTTTTGGATTAAGACATTTGATAAAATTTACAAAATCCAGGAGATTCAATTCACATCGGAACACCCACCGTTAGGAAAAGAAATTTTATACTTTAAAAGAAATTCCGAAGATAAAATATGCCTGGATACAAGCTATGAAACAAAATACCTGCCGGAACTGGAGTTCGGAAATCTTGAAAATCCTTTTTCAAAGACTTTTGTATCAAAAAATCGAAATAAACTTTCCGAAATTTTTAAAAGTATCGTTTGGAAGGAAGCGTTCTACGGAACGAAAATAAATATTTCCCCACGACTTGCGGACTTAATCACACAATTTTACTACAAATTATTCTCCCCTTTAATTTGCTTGGCAGCGGTCATTATTCCTGCAAGTTTTTGTCTACGTTTCAATCGTCTTCAAACTTACTCGAAAGCGTATCTTTTTTCTCTACTAATCCTAAATCTGTTTTTTTTGTGCTTCAATGCACTATGTATCCTATCTAAACACAACATCATTCCTGCTTTACAAAGCACTTTGGTTCCGATAACTTTACTTCTCGTCTTTACTTTAGGTAAATTCGTTAAGATCAATCGATAA
- a CDS encoding LptF/LptG family permease, with translation MPLLWKRLITCYLKTTFFCSLGLTLIFIIASLQEMAAFIARDVPIRSICKLTAYQIPYLLPWIIPIACFISGFQLFKSLSNNNQITLLRTSGASDFSMIFPVIACSTIIGLCNFYTCSELASICRFKSCQEIANIAVSSPSFLLQTIQKSEDGKVFISSESLSKNHFKNVLLAFRQNTEMVDLCLIKDASIDTMNDNFLANGVTLFSNLPQNLGKNDSSHILIENMEEITVPKIISTLLHNKSQSDTRTDYMPFKELIHKMSSHTDSLYKSFILETIRRISVGILCISFTFVGIVLGMEKPRFKKRSKIFYIPPILTLLLLILGKNNTTNIMGGIFFFVLPQLALWMVFPYLLLKEKKGICR, from the coding sequence ATGCCTCTTCTTTGGAAAAGGTTAATTACTTGTTATTTAAAAACGACTTTTTTTTGTTCGTTAGGACTGACGTTAATATTTATTATAGCATCATTGCAAGAAATGGCCGCTTTTATTGCAAGAGACGTTCCTATACGATCCATCTGTAAGCTAACGGCTTATCAGATTCCCTATCTTCTCCCCTGGATTATACCGATTGCATGTTTTATTTCAGGATTTCAATTATTCAAATCCTTATCGAATAATAACCAAATAACGTTATTAAGAACATCCGGAGCTTCAGACTTCAGTATGATTTTTCCTGTAATAGCCTGTTCGACAATAATCGGTCTTTGTAATTTTTATACATGCTCGGAATTGGCTTCGATTTGTCGATTCAAATCTTGTCAGGAAATTGCGAATATTGCAGTGTCGTCTCCTTCTTTTCTTTTACAAACCATACAAAAATCCGAAGACGGTAAAGTATTTATTTCTTCCGAAAGTTTATCGAAAAATCATTTTAAAAATGTTCTTCTTGCCTTTCGCCAAAATACTGAAATGGTCGACCTTTGTTTAATCAAAGATGCTTCAATCGATACCATGAATGACAATTTCCTTGCTAATGGAGTGACGTTATTTTCAAACCTCCCTCAAAATCTCGGAAAAAATGACTCCTCCCATATTTTAATAGAAAATATGGAAGAAATAACTGTCCCGAAAATTATTTCGACTCTTTTACACAATAAATCGCAATCCGATACCAGAACCGATTATATGCCGTTTAAGGAATTGATTCATAAAATGTCATCCCATACGGATTCTTTATATAAATCTTTTATACTGGAGACCATAAGACGGATTTCCGTAGGAATTCTTTGCATATCTTTTACGTTTGTAGGTATCGTATTAGGCATGGAGAAACCAAGATTCAAAAAACGCAGTAAAATCTTTTATATACCACCTATTCTCACTCTATTGCTTCTGATCTTGGGGAAAAACAACACTACTAACATAATGGGCGGAATATTCTTTTTTGTCCTACCTCAACTTGCTCTTTGGATGGTTTTCCCATACTTATTGCTGAAAGAAAAAAAAGGTATCTGCCGATGA
- the tilS gene encoding tRNA lysidine(34) synthetase TilS, translating into MDYIKDDILKDGKLKFFFSEINRKSKFLLGLSGGADSTFLFYVLKAFEIDFTASYVDHGLRPESVEEVVYLKELCKKEEVLFKTIRISHDIFDKGNSENIARDFRYRFFKNLCEKEGLEGVFIAHHADDQSETVIKRVFEGASLWNLRGLLPIARIDGLLIMRPLLHLRKQYIADRLNAENIAYFTDSTNADTHFLRARMRLEFIPILEKSFGKNITSSLERLSISSSELFEFLMAESQRYTDRIQEDEKSISLDLSFDPPRSLFLWKFILKFFLSRIHLTPSAYTLEALVQLLLKKSSHKVFRIGNKKALIDKGVLRIDL; encoded by the coding sequence ATGGATTATATAAAAGACGATATACTCAAAGACGGTAAGTTAAAATTTTTTTTCTCGGAAATCAATCGTAAATCCAAGTTTTTATTGGGGTTATCGGGAGGCGCTGACTCTACATTTTTATTTTATGTTTTGAAAGCCTTTGAAATTGATTTTACGGCATCTTATGTTGATCACGGACTACGCCCGGAAAGTGTTGAGGAAGTTGTATATTTGAAAGAGTTATGTAAAAAAGAAGAAGTTCTCTTTAAGACGATTAGAATATCTCACGATATTTTCGATAAAGGAAATTCGGAAAACATAGCTAGAGATTTCAGATATCGGTTTTTTAAGAATCTATGTGAAAAAGAAGGATTGGAAGGTGTATTTATTGCCCACCATGCGGATGATCAAAGCGAGACGGTTATAAAAAGAGTTTTTGAAGGAGCTTCCTTGTGGAATTTAAGAGGTTTACTTCCTATTGCTCGAATTGACGGTCTTTTGATAATGAGACCTTTATTGCATCTGCGTAAACAATATATCGCAGATCGTTTGAATGCGGAAAATATTGCTTATTTTACGGATTCCACAAACGCAGACACTCATTTTTTAAGAGCTAGGATGCGTTTGGAATTCATTCCCATTCTGGAGAAATCATTCGGAAAAAACATAACTTCTTCTCTTGAAAGACTCTCGATCTCTTCTTCGGAATTATTTGAATTTTTAATGGCAGAATCGCAAAGATATACCGATAGAATTCAGGAGGATGAAAAAAGCATTTCTTTAGACTTGAGTTTTGATCCGCCGAGATCTTTGTTTTTATGGAAATTTATTTTAAAATTCTTTTTATCTCGAATTCATTTGACTCCTTCTGCGTATACTCTTGAGGCTCTTGTACAACTGTTGCTTAAAAAAAGCAGTCATAAAGTATTTAGAATTGGGAATAAAAAGGCGCTTATCGATAAAGGTGTTTTGCGTATTGATTTGTAA